From the genome of Rattus rattus isolate New Zealand chromosome 6, Rrattus_CSIRO_v1, whole genome shotgun sequence:
tcaagctgacaaaatTTACCATCACAGGATCATTAGACCTTGACTTATCCTCCTGAGTTTCCATTATTCCCTAAGCCCATTAGTCTCACGTCATCTTAGAGAAGTTGGTTAGGGTTCCTATAGCTCTGATGAGcaccatgataaaaaaaataaaaataaaaagaacaacaacaacaacaacaacaacaacaaccaacaacaacaacaacaaaaaacccagcttggagagaaagggtttattataTTGGGTTTATTATATCTTACAACTCCATCAGGTCAGACTCCATCgttgaagaaagtcagggcaggggactggagagatggctcagtggttaagagcactgactgctcttccagaggtcctggttgTTTTCAGCAAccaggtggtggctcacaaccatcataatgggatctgatgccctcttctggtgtgtctgaagacagctacaatgcactcaaaataaataaataaataaatctttaaaaaaaaaaagtcggggCAGGAAttcatggcaggaaataaacagaaCTATAGGAGGAGGGCAGCTGGCTGGCTTACTCCTTGCGCATTGATCACCTCACATTGTATACAGCCAGAACCCCTTGCCCAAGTgcagcactgcccacagtgagctggacttTGAAGGATATGTTTTGTCCCCAAACCCTacccttattctttctttcttttctttctttcttttttcttttttcttttttcttttttttttttttttgctcaccaCAAGGTGAATAGCCTCCTCTGCCTGAAGCTTTGGCTGCCTTTGCTCAGTCAAAGCAATGGATCTATTGCTGACCAGAACCTTCTGATACCATAAGGCAAGAGCAAATCTTTACGTTCTTTTTGCCTATTTTGTTTTAGTGTGAGAAGGTTGACTCACACATCCTAGATATATAGCTTTGCATAGAAATAATTGATTGGGCCTAAATGAGAcgctgttttaaaaaaatggtctTGTGGTGAAACCTGTAACTCGACCCTGCTGATAGCAAGATGTCTTCAGGAAATGCTCCCGACTTCAAAGCCACTGTTGTTATGCCAGATGGACAATTCAAAGATATCAGCCTAAGTGAgtacaaaggaaaatatgttgcattcttttttttttaccctctTGACTTTACTTTTGTCTGTCCCACGGAGATCGTTGCTTTCAGTGATAGAGCAGAAGAATTTAAGAAACTCCACTGCCGAGTGATTGGAGCTTCTGTGGATTCTCACTTCTGTCATGTGGCATGGATTAACACACCCAAGAAACAAGGAGGATTGGGACCCATGAGCATTCCCTTGGTATCAGATCCCAAGCGCACCATTGCTCAGGATGATGGAGTCTTAAAGGCTGATGAAGGTATCTCTTTCAGGGGCCTCTTTATTATTGATGATAAAGGTAGCCTTCACCAGATAACAATAAATGATCTTCCTGTTGGCCTCTCTGTGGATGAGATTCTGAGACTAGTCCAGGCCTTCTAGTTCACTGACAAACATGGTGAAGTGTGCCCAGCTGGCTGGAAACCTGGCAGTGATACCATCAAGCCTGGCATCAATAAGAGCAAAGAGTATTTCTCTAAGCAGAAGTGAGCACTCTACTCATGCTTAAACACATGATGCGCTGTGATCCCAGAGAAGCCTTTCCTACAGAGCTGGGGGTGGTTAGCCTTTCTTCCACTATTGGTAATGGGCAGACCATCTTATGCAGTCACAGAAAACagcctgttaatttttttttcttttctttcctttttttttttttaaagtatctattAAACGTGAGTTCTGTGAAAAAAGAAATGGTCTTGTTTGGTCCTTGGTCAGAAGCCTGCTGGGTAAGGCtcattatcatttttattctCCAGAGGATCCAGCCAGTTCAGATAAAGTGAATGAGTTCGAACCAAACAGACCTTGACCTGTTAATTCAGTAGTGCTTTCTTCTTTGTTAATCCCTTACTGCTTCCGCCGAGCTGTAAATCCTCCAACATAGGAGGTAATACATGATCTCACCCTCAGATACAAGGCTAAGTGTTGCACAACATTCACTAGGAAGGAATGACTCCGGCAGCAGGCTTTAGGCAGCCAGTCTAACGCACGAATTCACCAAGCCACAAAAAGCTTTAATGTAATTTGAGAACTTGATTACAGTTGTTGCCCAGTAACAACAACAGAAGTCTTAGTCTAAGGTTAGCACTGAGTTCATTACAAATGGTaacagaggtggagagagacaaACATGTAGCCAGGAGAGCAGGCAGGGGCCTGCACTCTCTAGCATTCCACAGGCCCAAGTAGGAGactcatgagttccaggccagcctgagtgacTCAGTAAGACACtgtattgaaaataaaagtaaacagacaaataaaaagcAGATAGCTGAATGAGTTGCATGTCCATGCATCTCTAAATGCCAGCAAGCAGAAGACCTCAGGGTTAAGTATGCAGTTTTGAGATCGACAAACCTAGTTTCAAATCTCAATTATGTCACTTAAGGAGACTTACAGGACGCTGGATGGGATTACAGAGCATCCGTTTCTAATCTACAAACTTTTGAAAGCCTCTGCTTATCAGTGCTTTCCCACCCTGTGCCTCCCTTTGATTTGGTGAACTGTGGCCAAAGCTAGACTTGAATGCAATGGGTAGAGCTGCGTGaa
Proteins encoded in this window:
- the LOC116902867 gene encoding peroxiredoxin-1-like; the encoded protein is MSSGNAPDFKATVVMPDGQFKDISLSEYKGKYVAFFFFYPLDFTFVCPTEIVAFSDRAEEFKKLHCRVIGASVDSHFCHVAWINTPKKQGGLGPMSIPLVSDPKRTIAQDDGVLKADEGISFRGLFIIDDKGSLHQITINDLPVGLSVDEILRLVQAF